A stretch of Pirellulales bacterium DNA encodes these proteins:
- a CDS encoding sodium-dependent bicarbonate transport family permease — protein sequence MPPMLEEFWENFTHNLFKPLLLFFYMGFSVPILKVPFEFPHVLYQGLTMYLLISIGWKGGEELAELSGSEFLHAGGFMLIGFITNFIIGVVAYLVLRNFTKLRQVDAATVAGYYGSDSAGTFVTCQGVLEIAKIGAAAYMPVMLAVMEIPGCLVALFLVSRLRRAGMDARGNMPGEAGYGLHPLPDIAAEGENDNKHESPGTSAAHAAVGHSKSQKTNGSFASFINWSLLHEVFLNPGLFLLFGGILIGFISRLQGEKVTVQDDALFVQLFQGALCLFLLEMGMTACKRLIDLKTAGWPFILFAIIAPNVFATAGIFIAHGYSMFLGQPFELGTYTLFAVLCGAASYIAVPAVQRLAIPEASPTLPLAASLGCTFSYNVTIGIPVYMLIAKKVMDSFPLIAT from the coding sequence ATGCCGCCGATGCTAGAAGAGTTCTGGGAGAACTTTACGCACAACCTTTTCAAGCCGTTGTTGCTGTTCTTCTACATGGGCTTCAGCGTGCCGATCTTGAAGGTTCCCTTCGAGTTTCCGCACGTCCTCTACCAGGGCCTGACAATGTACCTGCTCATTTCCATTGGATGGAAAGGGGGAGAGGAACTGGCGGAACTATCTGGATCCGAATTTCTACACGCCGGCGGATTCATGCTCATTGGATTCATCACCAATTTTATCATTGGCGTCGTCGCCTACCTCGTCCTGCGAAATTTCACCAAGCTGCGACAGGTCGACGCGGCCACGGTGGCCGGATATTACGGTTCGGATTCGGCCGGTACGTTTGTCACTTGCCAGGGCGTGCTGGAGATAGCCAAGATCGGAGCCGCCGCGTATATGCCGGTCATGCTGGCCGTCATGGAGATCCCTGGATGCCTGGTCGCGCTGTTTCTGGTCTCGCGACTGCGGCGCGCCGGAATGGATGCCCGCGGCAACATGCCGGGCGAAGCGGGTTATGGTCTCCATCCGTTGCCAGACATTGCCGCCGAGGGAGAGAATGACAACAAACACGAGTCGCCTGGCACTAGCGCCGCGCATGCCGCCGTGGGCCACTCAAAATCCCAAAAGACCAATGGCAGCTTCGCCTCGTTCATCAACTGGTCGCTGCTGCACGAGGTGTTTCTGAACCCTGGGCTGTTTTTGCTGTTCGGCGGCATCCTCATCGGTTTTATCAGCCGTTTGCAAGGCGAGAAAGTCACGGTTCAAGATGATGCGCTTTTCGTCCAACTGTTTCAGGGCGCGCTGTGCCTGTTTTTGCTGGAAATGGGCATGACGGCTTGCAAGCGGCTGATCGATCTCAAAACCGCTGGCTGGCCGTTCATCCTCTTTGCCATCATCGCGCCGAATGTGTTCGCGACAGCTGGCATTTTCATTGCCCACGGCTACAGCATGTTCCTGGGCCAGCCCTTCGAACTTGGCACGTACACGTTGTTCGCAGTCTTGTGTGGTGCTGCGTCATACATTGCCGTACCCGCGGTGCAACGCTTGGCGATTCCCGAGGCCAGCCCCACGCTGCCGCTGGCGGCCTCGTTGGGATGCACTTTCTCTTACAACGTAACGATCGGAATTCCGGTTTATATGCTGATCGCCAAAAAAGTCATGGACTCTTTTCCGCTTATTGCCACCTAA